A part of Neodiprion pinetum isolate iyNeoPine1 chromosome 4, iyNeoPine1.2, whole genome shotgun sequence genomic DNA contains:
- the LOC124216856 gene encoding myelin regulatory factor-like protein isoform X4 yields MEFPWAIQHHPDSSQSTPGHPVEHEDSGVIPHSTTRRLLTQVAGRGDFVGGIDNEALDFSQLEDFINSDSEQTASYFAHTLAHNEGGVAPNTSSRVQEATATQQQPSRLPSPITQNPVSVATTVTNNVTSSNSYKDPQTYVHPHSLPESPPDSGSEPPYSPPGHHESHVHSPLLDQKSVALQEILLHHPGNATNYAPGPLPPSPRALAPSNDQLLLTHPVLTPLLAPSTPTLPTQPQLGASLVSLPHEHSPGGITTLYSSLQSGPKKRKLSQDGLIHVKQEPELGTVEHSCSSSNAVLDGDEVSGDNNYVDASYQCIRFHPFQQTSWHALCDHNLKELSVPYYRVDADKGFNFSNSDDAFVCQKKNHFQITCRAQLQGEAVFVKTGEGLKKISSFQLHFYGVKVESPTQTIRVEQSQSDRSKKPFHPVVAGSRVELGGERVTKVTVGRLHFSETTSNNMRKKGKPNPDQRYFHLVVGLHAHTADHASYQVVAHASERIIVRAFTQASNPGQFESEGSGVGAEGGWQRGAAPDSVYHAGRVGINTDRPDEALVVHGNMKLTGHIVQPSDVRAKQNVEEVDTREQLRNVQQLRVVRYRYAPEFALHSGLGIKPQEDTGVIAQEVQRILPEAVLPAGDIVLPNGQRIDNFLVVNKERIFMENIGAVKELCKVTDSLETRIDQLEKINKRLAKLKRGDSLKSSVSTVSSISSSKYAPSIGAKSTIPRRCSRPERDEELLCSNKFIQIVIVILILIMAFCLVAMATLYFLEYQKRNYNPSPAASDGMLSVGASRAPTVPSKPGYDPQFNPLLHSTLPPSHTSLGIYTKGSSAQTFTKSSMISTQAPITKQQLYSKETTWYPGHTRPQPRPEKPSEYDNNWLDRIGQGQVPSSVYENYSATDEDASQIVEKPAALGKPAECISRYSELDSRCQVYCCTSEIPQLKAPDLQQQKKSLSNHLAQPLSIIPEDKRKSGKSSQNRITPSDPDTQNTYKYLHLRSRREAAGGGDWREFASNAAGSIPPEPRPSLYLIGNGFNASLDQRYCSAFSLNTPNNYSCNIPLSKYMPDTQVTLQFVGIQQNVEQCPPSANLATDESVGCSYNTQQQYPPTLTNVDGGTFSLDVASYLRKTLTFRLSSMRPKENLCNSQHGGDYMEFTLNFYRDCEE; encoded by the exons GAAGGGGTGATTTTGTTGGAGGGATTGACAACGAAGCGCTGGACTTTTCACAGTTAGAGGATTTTATCAATAGCGACAGCGAGCAGACCGCCTC ataTTTTGCACACACCCTCGCCCACAATGAGGGTGGTGTTGCACCAAATACGAGCTCCAGGGTGCAGGAAGCGACGGCGACGCAGCAGCAACCATCCAGATTGCCGTCGCCGATTACCCAAAACCCTGTTTCAGTAGCAACAACCGTCACAAACAACGTAACTTCGTCGAATTCTTACAAAGATCCACAAACCTACGTTCATCC acactCACTTCCAGAAAGTCCACCAGATAGTGGAAGTGAACCACCTTACTCACCACCTGGACATCACGAATCTCATGTACATTCTCCAC TCCTAGATCAAAAGTCGGTAGCTCTTCAAGAGATCTTGTTACACCACCCAGGAAATGCTACAAATTACGCACCTGGCCCACTGCCACCTTCACCCAGAGCATTGGCTCCGTCCAATGATCAACTTCTTCTGACGCACCCTGTCCTTACGCCTCTCTTGGCTCCTAGCACTCCTACGCTACCTACGCAACCGCAATTAGGAGCTTCTCTCGTATCCTTGCCACATGAACACAGTCCCGGGGGCATAACAACTCTCTATTCCTCGCTGCAGTCTGGAcctaagaaaagaaaacttagTCAAGATGGACTCATCCACGTTAAGCAG GAGCCAGAACTTGGAACGGTGGAGCATAGCTGCAGTAGTAGCAACGCAGTATTGGATGGGGATGAAGTTTCAGGGGACAACAATTACGTAGATGCCAGTTACCAGTGCATTCGATTTCATCCGTTCCAACAAACTTCATGGCATGCTCTCTGTGACCACAACCTTAAAGAACTATCTGTACCATATTATAGAGTTGATGCGGATAAGGGGTTCAATTTCAGTAATTCAGATGACGCTTTCGTTTGTCAGAAAAAGAATCATTTCCAG ATCACATGCCGTGCACAATTGCAAGGAGAGGCAGTATTTGTCAAAACTGGTGAAGGTTTGAAAAAGATCAGCAGTTTTCAACTACACTTTTATGGTGTTAAAGTGGAGTCTCCAACACAAACAATCAGAGTAGAACAGAGTCAAAGCGATAGGAGCAAAAAACCTTTTCATCCAGTGGT AGCCGGTTCTAGGGTTGAATTGGGAGGTGAACGTGTCACTAAGGTGACAGTAGGTCGTCTGCACTTTAGTGAAACAACAAGCAATAACatgagaaagaaaggaaaaccAAATCCAGACCAGAGGTATTTCCACTTAGTCGTTGGCTTGCATGCTCATACTGCTGATCACGCAAGCTATCAAGTTGTTGCCCATGCCTCCGAACGGATCATTGTCAGG GCTTTTACGCAGGCGAGCAATCCTGGGCAATTTGAGTCTGAAGGAAGCGGTGTTGGTGCTGAGGGGGGATGGCAACGAGGTGCTGCTCCTGACAGTGTTTATCATGCTGGAAGAGTTGGAATAAACACAGACAGGCCTGACGAAGCTCTCGTAGTTCATGGGAATATGAAG TTAACAGGACATATCGTACAACCGAGCGACGTGAGAGCGAAGCAGAATGTTGAAGAGGTTGACACAAGAGAGCAGCTAAGAAATGTCCAGCAACTACGAGTAGTTCGGTATCGTTATGCTCCTGAGTTCGCATTACATTCTGGTCTGGGAATAAAGCCTCAGGAAGATACGGGTGTCATTGCACAAGAAGTCCAACGGATTTTGCCAGAAGCTGTTTTACCCGCAGGAGATATCGTTTTGCCAAATGGGCAGAGGAtagataattttttggtaGTTAACAAAGAGAGAATATTTATGGAAAATATCGGTGCTGTGAAAGAACTTTGCAAG GTAACGGACAGCTTGGAAACCAGAATTGATCAGctagaaaaaattaacaagcGGTTAGCAAAATTAAAGAGAGGAGACAGCCTAAAAAGCTCGGTTAGTACAGTTTCGAGCATTTCAAGCAGTAAATACGCACCTTCCATTGGAGCTAAATCTACAATTCCTCGACGGTGCAGCAGGCCTGAAAGAGATGAGGAACTTCTCTGCAGcaacaaatttattcaaatcgttATTGTTATACTCATTCTCATAATGGCCTTCtg TCTTGTAGCAATGGCCACATTATACTTTTTGGAATATCAGAAACGCAATTACAATCCGTCTCCGGCAGCAAGTGATGGCATGTTGTCTGTAGGAGCATCACGTGCACCAACCGTACCAAGTAAACCTGGATACGATCCGCAGTTCAATCCCCTTCTACATAGTACTCTACCGCCATCTCATACATCTCTTGGAATTTATACAAAAGGCTCAAGTGCCCAGACCTTCACGAAAAGCAGCATGATTTCTACGCAAGCTCCGATCACAAAACAACAGCTTTACTCAAAGGAGACTACATGGTATCCGGGACACACAAGGCCTCAACCAAGACCTGAAAAACCAAG TGAGTATGATAATAACTGGTTGGATAGAATTGGTCAGGGACAAGTTCCAAGCAGTGTGTATGAGAATTATTCTGCAACTGACGAGGATGCTTCGCAAATAGTCGAAAAACCTGCAGCATTAGGGAAGCCAGCAGAATGTATTTCTCGATACTCTGAACTCGACAGTCGCTGTcag GTGTACTGCTGCACATCTGAAATTCCCCAACTAAAAGCACCTGATCTCCAACAACAAAAGAAATCGCTTT CAAATCATTTAGCGCAGCCGTTGAGTATTATTCCTGAAGACAAACGAAAAAGCGGAAAAAGCTCTCAGAACAGAATTACACCATCGGACCCTGACACCCAG AATACCTATAAGTACCTTCATTTGCGTTCGAGACGTGAAGCAGCAGGTGGTGGAGACTGGCGTGAGTTTGCAAGCAATGCTGCCGGATCAATACCACCTGAGCCAAGACCCTCACTTTATCTCATTGGAAATGGATTCAATGCTTCACTTGATCAGAGATATTGCTCTGCATTTTCACTAAACACACCAAACAATTATAGCTGCAACATACCTCTGTCTAAGTATATGCCAGACACCCAGGTCACCCTGCAGTTTGT AGGAATTCAGCAGAATGTAGAGCAATGCCCTCCATCAGCAAACTTAGCGACTGATGAGAGTGTTGGATGCAGCTATAACACTCAACAGCAATATCCACCAACCTTAACCAATGTTGATGGTGGAACATTCTCCTTAGATGTTGCCAGCTATTTAAGGAAGACCTTGACATTCAGACTATCCAGTATGAGACCGAAAGAG AATTTATGCAACAGCCAGCATGGTGGTGATTATATGGAATTTACTTTAAACTTTTATCGTGACTGTGAAGAATGA
- the LOC124216856 gene encoding myelin regulatory factor-like protein isoform X5 — protein MEFPWAIQHHPDSSQSTPGHPVEHEDSGVIPHSTTRRLLTQVAGRGDFVGGIDNEALDFSQLEDFINSDSEQTASYFAHTLAHNEGGVAPNTSSRVQEATATQQQPSRLPSPITQNPVSVATTVTNNVTSSNSYKDPQTYVHPHSLPESPPDSGSEPPYSPPGHHESHVHSPLLDQKSVALQEILLHHPGNATNYAPGPLPPSPRALAPSNDQLLLTHPVLTPLLAPSTPTLPTQPQLGASLVSLPHEHSPGGITTLYSSLQSGPKKRKLSQDGLIHVKQEPELGTVEHSCSSSNAVLDGDEVSGDNNYVDASYQCIRFHPFQQTSWHALCDHNLKELSVPYYRVDADKGFNFSNSDDAFVCQKKNHFQITCRAQLQGEAVFVKTGEGLKKISSFQLHFYGVKVESPTQTIRVEQSQSDRSKKPFHPVVVELGGERVTKVTVGRLHFSETTSNNMRKKGKPNPDQRYFHLVVGLHAHTADHASYQVVAHASERIIVRASNPGQFESEGSGVGAEGGWQRGAAPDSVYHAGRVGINTDRPDEALVVHGNMKLTGHIVQPSDVRAKQNVEEVDTREQLRNVQQLRVVRYRYAPEFALHSGLGIKPQEDTGVIAQEVQRILPEAVLPAGDIVLPNGQRIDNFLVVNKERIFMENIGAVKELCKVTDSLETRIDQLEKINKRLAKLKRGDSLKSSVSTVSSISSSKYAPSIGAKSTIPRRCSRPERDEELLCSNKFIQIVIVILILIMAFCLVAMATLYFLEYQKRNYNPSPAASDGMLSVGASRAPTVPSKPGYDPQFNPLLHSTLPPSHTSLGIYTKGSSAQTFTKSSMISTQAPITKQQLYSKETTWYPGHTRPQPRPEKPSEYDNNWLDRIGQGQVPSSVYENYSATDEDASQIVEKPAALGKPAECISRYSELDSRCQVYCCTSEIPQLKAPDLQQQKKSLSNHLAQPLSIIPEDKRKSGKSSQNRITPSDPDTQVLLKENTYKYLHLRSRREAAGGGDWREFASNAAGSIPPEPRPSLYLIGNGFNASLDQRYCSAFSLNTPNNYSCNIPLSKYMPDTQVTLQFVGIQQNVEQCPPSANLATDESVGCSYNTQQQYPPTLTNVDGGTFSLDVASYLRKTLTFRLSSMRPKENLCNSQHGGDYMEFTLNFYRDCEE, from the exons GAAGGGGTGATTTTGTTGGAGGGATTGACAACGAAGCGCTGGACTTTTCACAGTTAGAGGATTTTATCAATAGCGACAGCGAGCAGACCGCCTC ataTTTTGCACACACCCTCGCCCACAATGAGGGTGGTGTTGCACCAAATACGAGCTCCAGGGTGCAGGAAGCGACGGCGACGCAGCAGCAACCATCCAGATTGCCGTCGCCGATTACCCAAAACCCTGTTTCAGTAGCAACAACCGTCACAAACAACGTAACTTCGTCGAATTCTTACAAAGATCCACAAACCTACGTTCATCC acactCACTTCCAGAAAGTCCACCAGATAGTGGAAGTGAACCACCTTACTCACCACCTGGACATCACGAATCTCATGTACATTCTCCAC TCCTAGATCAAAAGTCGGTAGCTCTTCAAGAGATCTTGTTACACCACCCAGGAAATGCTACAAATTACGCACCTGGCCCACTGCCACCTTCACCCAGAGCATTGGCTCCGTCCAATGATCAACTTCTTCTGACGCACCCTGTCCTTACGCCTCTCTTGGCTCCTAGCACTCCTACGCTACCTACGCAACCGCAATTAGGAGCTTCTCTCGTATCCTTGCCACATGAACACAGTCCCGGGGGCATAACAACTCTCTATTCCTCGCTGCAGTCTGGAcctaagaaaagaaaacttagTCAAGATGGACTCATCCACGTTAAGCAG GAGCCAGAACTTGGAACGGTGGAGCATAGCTGCAGTAGTAGCAACGCAGTATTGGATGGGGATGAAGTTTCAGGGGACAACAATTACGTAGATGCCAGTTACCAGTGCATTCGATTTCATCCGTTCCAACAAACTTCATGGCATGCTCTCTGTGACCACAACCTTAAAGAACTATCTGTACCATATTATAGAGTTGATGCGGATAAGGGGTTCAATTTCAGTAATTCAGATGACGCTTTCGTTTGTCAGAAAAAGAATCATTTCCAG ATCACATGCCGTGCACAATTGCAAGGAGAGGCAGTATTTGTCAAAACTGGTGAAGGTTTGAAAAAGATCAGCAGTTTTCAACTACACTTTTATGGTGTTAAAGTGGAGTCTCCAACACAAACAATCAGAGTAGAACAGAGTCAAAGCGATAGGAGCAAAAAACCTTTTCATCCAGTGGT GGTTGAATTGGGAGGTGAACGTGTCACTAAGGTGACAGTAGGTCGTCTGCACTTTAGTGAAACAACAAGCAATAACatgagaaagaaaggaaaaccAAATCCAGACCAGAGGTATTTCCACTTAGTCGTTGGCTTGCATGCTCATACTGCTGATCACGCAAGCTATCAAGTTGTTGCCCATGCCTCCGAACGGATCATTGTCAGG GCGAGCAATCCTGGGCAATTTGAGTCTGAAGGAAGCGGTGTTGGTGCTGAGGGGGGATGGCAACGAGGTGCTGCTCCTGACAGTGTTTATCATGCTGGAAGAGTTGGAATAAACACAGACAGGCCTGACGAAGCTCTCGTAGTTCATGGGAATATGAAG TTAACAGGACATATCGTACAACCGAGCGACGTGAGAGCGAAGCAGAATGTTGAAGAGGTTGACACAAGAGAGCAGCTAAGAAATGTCCAGCAACTACGAGTAGTTCGGTATCGTTATGCTCCTGAGTTCGCATTACATTCTGGTCTGGGAATAAAGCCTCAGGAAGATACGGGTGTCATTGCACAAGAAGTCCAACGGATTTTGCCAGAAGCTGTTTTACCCGCAGGAGATATCGTTTTGCCAAATGGGCAGAGGAtagataattttttggtaGTTAACAAAGAGAGAATATTTATGGAAAATATCGGTGCTGTGAAAGAACTTTGCAAG GTAACGGACAGCTTGGAAACCAGAATTGATCAGctagaaaaaattaacaagcGGTTAGCAAAATTAAAGAGAGGAGACAGCCTAAAAAGCTCGGTTAGTACAGTTTCGAGCATTTCAAGCAGTAAATACGCACCTTCCATTGGAGCTAAATCTACAATTCCTCGACGGTGCAGCAGGCCTGAAAGAGATGAGGAACTTCTCTGCAGcaacaaatttattcaaatcgttATTGTTATACTCATTCTCATAATGGCCTTCtg TCTTGTAGCAATGGCCACATTATACTTTTTGGAATATCAGAAACGCAATTACAATCCGTCTCCGGCAGCAAGTGATGGCATGTTGTCTGTAGGAGCATCACGTGCACCAACCGTACCAAGTAAACCTGGATACGATCCGCAGTTCAATCCCCTTCTACATAGTACTCTACCGCCATCTCATACATCTCTTGGAATTTATACAAAAGGCTCAAGTGCCCAGACCTTCACGAAAAGCAGCATGATTTCTACGCAAGCTCCGATCACAAAACAACAGCTTTACTCAAAGGAGACTACATGGTATCCGGGACACACAAGGCCTCAACCAAGACCTGAAAAACCAAG TGAGTATGATAATAACTGGTTGGATAGAATTGGTCAGGGACAAGTTCCAAGCAGTGTGTATGAGAATTATTCTGCAACTGACGAGGATGCTTCGCAAATAGTCGAAAAACCTGCAGCATTAGGGAAGCCAGCAGAATGTATTTCTCGATACTCTGAACTCGACAGTCGCTGTcag GTGTACTGCTGCACATCTGAAATTCCCCAACTAAAAGCACCTGATCTCCAACAACAAAAGAAATCGCTTT CAAATCATTTAGCGCAGCCGTTGAGTATTATTCCTGAAGACAAACGAAAAAGCGGAAAAAGCTCTCAGAACAGAATTACACCATCGGACCCTGACACCCAGGTACTATTAAAAgag AATACCTATAAGTACCTTCATTTGCGTTCGAGACGTGAAGCAGCAGGTGGTGGAGACTGGCGTGAGTTTGCAAGCAATGCTGCCGGATCAATACCACCTGAGCCAAGACCCTCACTTTATCTCATTGGAAATGGATTCAATGCTTCACTTGATCAGAGATATTGCTCTGCATTTTCACTAAACACACCAAACAATTATAGCTGCAACATACCTCTGTCTAAGTATATGCCAGACACCCAGGTCACCCTGCAGTTTGT AGGAATTCAGCAGAATGTAGAGCAATGCCCTCCATCAGCAAACTTAGCGACTGATGAGAGTGTTGGATGCAGCTATAACACTCAACAGCAATATCCACCAACCTTAACCAATGTTGATGGTGGAACATTCTCCTTAGATGTTGCCAGCTATTTAAGGAAGACCTTGACATTCAGACTATCCAGTATGAGACCGAAAGAG AATTTATGCAACAGCCAGCATGGTGGTGATTATATGGAATTTACTTTAAACTTTTATCGTGACTGTGAAGAATGA
- the LOC124216856 gene encoding myelin regulatory factor-like protein isoform X6 has protein sequence MDVIGDEQTLQAILGRGDFVGGIDNEALDFSQLEDFINSDSEQTASYFAHTLAHNEGGVAPNTSSRVQEATATQQQPSRLPSPITQNPVSVATTVTNNVTSSNSYKDPQTYVHPHSLPESPPDSGSEPPYSPPGHHESHVHSPLLDQKSVALQEILLHHPGNATNYAPGPLPPSPRALAPSNDQLLLTHPVLTPLLAPSTPTLPTQPQLGASLVSLPHEHSPGGITTLYSSLQSGPKKRKLSQDGLIHVKQEPELGTVEHSCSSSNAVLDGDEVSGDNNYVDASYQCIRFHPFQQTSWHALCDHNLKELSVPYYRVDADKGFNFSNSDDAFVCQKKNHFQITCRAQLQGEAVFVKTGEGLKKISSFQLHFYGVKVESPTQTIRVEQSQSDRSKKPFHPVVAGSRVELGGERVTKVTVGRLHFSETTSNNMRKKGKPNPDQRYFHLVVGLHAHTADHASYQVVAHASERIIVRAFTQASNPGQFESEGSGVGAEGGWQRGAAPDSVYHAGRVGINTDRPDEALVVHGNMKLTGHIVQPSDVRAKQNVEEVDTREQLRNVQQLRVVRYRYAPEFALHSGLGIKPQEDTGVIAQEVQRILPEAVLPAGDIVLPNGQRIDNFLVVNKERIFMENIGAVKELCKVTDSLETRIDQLEKINKRLAKLKRGDSLKSSVSTVSSISSSKYAPSIGAKSTIPRRCSRPERDEELLCSNKFIQIVIVILILIMAFCLVAMATLYFLEYQKRNYNPSPAASDGMLSVGASRAPTVPSKPGYDPQFNPLLHSTLPPSHTSLGIYTKGSSAQTFTKSSMISTQAPITKQQLYSKETTWYPGHTRPQPRPEKPSEYDNNWLDRIGQGQVPSSVYENYSATDEDASQIVEKPAALGKPAECISRYSELDSRCQVYCCTSEIPQLKAPDLQQQKKSLSNHLAQPLSIIPEDKRKSGKSSQNRITPSDPDTQVLLKENTYKYLHLRSRREAAGGGDWREFASNAAGSIPPEPRPSLYLIGNGFNASLDQRYCSAFSLNTPNNYSCNIPLSKYMPDTQVTLQFVGIQQNVEQCPPSANLATDESVGCSYNTQQQYPPTLTNVDGGTFSLDVASYLRKTLTFRLSSMRPKENLCNSQHGGDYMEFTLNFYRDCEE, from the exons GAAGGGGTGATTTTGTTGGAGGGATTGACAACGAAGCGCTGGACTTTTCACAGTTAGAGGATTTTATCAATAGCGACAGCGAGCAGACCGCCTC ataTTTTGCACACACCCTCGCCCACAATGAGGGTGGTGTTGCACCAAATACGAGCTCCAGGGTGCAGGAAGCGACGGCGACGCAGCAGCAACCATCCAGATTGCCGTCGCCGATTACCCAAAACCCTGTTTCAGTAGCAACAACCGTCACAAACAACGTAACTTCGTCGAATTCTTACAAAGATCCACAAACCTACGTTCATCC acactCACTTCCAGAAAGTCCACCAGATAGTGGAAGTGAACCACCTTACTCACCACCTGGACATCACGAATCTCATGTACATTCTCCAC TCCTAGATCAAAAGTCGGTAGCTCTTCAAGAGATCTTGTTACACCACCCAGGAAATGCTACAAATTACGCACCTGGCCCACTGCCACCTTCACCCAGAGCATTGGCTCCGTCCAATGATCAACTTCTTCTGACGCACCCTGTCCTTACGCCTCTCTTGGCTCCTAGCACTCCTACGCTACCTACGCAACCGCAATTAGGAGCTTCTCTCGTATCCTTGCCACATGAACACAGTCCCGGGGGCATAACAACTCTCTATTCCTCGCTGCAGTCTGGAcctaagaaaagaaaacttagTCAAGATGGACTCATCCACGTTAAGCAG GAGCCAGAACTTGGAACGGTGGAGCATAGCTGCAGTAGTAGCAACGCAGTATTGGATGGGGATGAAGTTTCAGGGGACAACAATTACGTAGATGCCAGTTACCAGTGCATTCGATTTCATCCGTTCCAACAAACTTCATGGCATGCTCTCTGTGACCACAACCTTAAAGAACTATCTGTACCATATTATAGAGTTGATGCGGATAAGGGGTTCAATTTCAGTAATTCAGATGACGCTTTCGTTTGTCAGAAAAAGAATCATTTCCAG ATCACATGCCGTGCACAATTGCAAGGAGAGGCAGTATTTGTCAAAACTGGTGAAGGTTTGAAAAAGATCAGCAGTTTTCAACTACACTTTTATGGTGTTAAAGTGGAGTCTCCAACACAAACAATCAGAGTAGAACAGAGTCAAAGCGATAGGAGCAAAAAACCTTTTCATCCAGTGGT AGCCGGTTCTAGGGTTGAATTGGGAGGTGAACGTGTCACTAAGGTGACAGTAGGTCGTCTGCACTTTAGTGAAACAACAAGCAATAACatgagaaagaaaggaaaaccAAATCCAGACCAGAGGTATTTCCACTTAGTCGTTGGCTTGCATGCTCATACTGCTGATCACGCAAGCTATCAAGTTGTTGCCCATGCCTCCGAACGGATCATTGTCAGG GCTTTTACGCAGGCGAGCAATCCTGGGCAATTTGAGTCTGAAGGAAGCGGTGTTGGTGCTGAGGGGGGATGGCAACGAGGTGCTGCTCCTGACAGTGTTTATCATGCTGGAAGAGTTGGAATAAACACAGACAGGCCTGACGAAGCTCTCGTAGTTCATGGGAATATGAAG TTAACAGGACATATCGTACAACCGAGCGACGTGAGAGCGAAGCAGAATGTTGAAGAGGTTGACACAAGAGAGCAGCTAAGAAATGTCCAGCAACTACGAGTAGTTCGGTATCGTTATGCTCCTGAGTTCGCATTACATTCTGGTCTGGGAATAAAGCCTCAGGAAGATACGGGTGTCATTGCACAAGAAGTCCAACGGATTTTGCCAGAAGCTGTTTTACCCGCAGGAGATATCGTTTTGCCAAATGGGCAGAGGAtagataattttttggtaGTTAACAAAGAGAGAATATTTATGGAAAATATCGGTGCTGTGAAAGAACTTTGCAAG GTAACGGACAGCTTGGAAACCAGAATTGATCAGctagaaaaaattaacaagcGGTTAGCAAAATTAAAGAGAGGAGACAGCCTAAAAAGCTCGGTTAGTACAGTTTCGAGCATTTCAAGCAGTAAATACGCACCTTCCATTGGAGCTAAATCTACAATTCCTCGACGGTGCAGCAGGCCTGAAAGAGATGAGGAACTTCTCTGCAGcaacaaatttattcaaatcgttATTGTTATACTCATTCTCATAATGGCCTTCtg TCTTGTAGCAATGGCCACATTATACTTTTTGGAATATCAGAAACGCAATTACAATCCGTCTCCGGCAGCAAGTGATGGCATGTTGTCTGTAGGAGCATCACGTGCACCAACCGTACCAAGTAAACCTGGATACGATCCGCAGTTCAATCCCCTTCTACATAGTACTCTACCGCCATCTCATACATCTCTTGGAATTTATACAAAAGGCTCAAGTGCCCAGACCTTCACGAAAAGCAGCATGATTTCTACGCAAGCTCCGATCACAAAACAACAGCTTTACTCAAAGGAGACTACATGGTATCCGGGACACACAAGGCCTCAACCAAGACCTGAAAAACCAAG TGAGTATGATAATAACTGGTTGGATAGAATTGGTCAGGGACAAGTTCCAAGCAGTGTGTATGAGAATTATTCTGCAACTGACGAGGATGCTTCGCAAATAGTCGAAAAACCTGCAGCATTAGGGAAGCCAGCAGAATGTATTTCTCGATACTCTGAACTCGACAGTCGCTGTcag GTGTACTGCTGCACATCTGAAATTCCCCAACTAAAAGCACCTGATCTCCAACAACAAAAGAAATCGCTTT CAAATCATTTAGCGCAGCCGTTGAGTATTATTCCTGAAGACAAACGAAAAAGCGGAAAAAGCTCTCAGAACAGAATTACACCATCGGACCCTGACACCCAGGTACTATTAAAAgag AATACCTATAAGTACCTTCATTTGCGTTCGAGACGTGAAGCAGCAGGTGGTGGAGACTGGCGTGAGTTTGCAAGCAATGCTGCCGGATCAATACCACCTGAGCCAAGACCCTCACTTTATCTCATTGGAAATGGATTCAATGCTTCACTTGATCAGAGATATTGCTCTGCATTTTCACTAAACACACCAAACAATTATAGCTGCAACATACCTCTGTCTAAGTATATGCCAGACACCCAGGTCACCCTGCAGTTTGT AGGAATTCAGCAGAATGTAGAGCAATGCCCTCCATCAGCAAACTTAGCGACTGATGAGAGTGTTGGATGCAGCTATAACACTCAACAGCAATATCCACCAACCTTAACCAATGTTGATGGTGGAACATTCTCCTTAGATGTTGCCAGCTATTTAAGGAAGACCTTGACATTCAGACTATCCAGTATGAGACCGAAAGAG AATTTATGCAACAGCCAGCATGGTGGTGATTATATGGAATTTACTTTAAACTTTTATCGTGACTGTGAAGAATGA